In one Desulfomicrobium escambiense DSM 10707 genomic region, the following are encoded:
- a CDS encoding glycosyltransferase, producing the protein MRILFVHVNFPAQFRHLAASLGSNPGNEVVFLTQEYRPDWEIPGVRKAVYAPDMNTADPMGSLMGNSGNAARHAGAAMRAAVRLRSEGFVPDVICGHSGWGPTMLLHDVFPEAAFVGYFEWFYGSDSADMRFSGQKPTLKSRTSVRVNNLPIINDLLSCDLGICPTRWQLEQFPVELRSKISVVHDGVDTEYFSPDPAARMTLPGLDLPDATEIVTYATRGMEPYRGFPQFLEAAVEVVRRRPQCHVVIGGEDRTCYGAPPEPGKTWKQVLMERLQPDPERIHFVGTLPYGQYRTLLRASSVHVYLTRPFVLSWSFLEAMSCGCLLVASDTEPVREVASDGHNALLTDFHSPKAIAERTIEALENRDRLQVVRERARQTIINNYDLQKLLPRRLALLGEAVRRRRQGKANS; encoded by the coding sequence ATGCGCATTCTTTTCGTACACGTGAATTTTCCGGCGCAGTTCCGCCATCTGGCCGCGTCTCTCGGGAGCAACCCCGGCAACGAGGTGGTCTTCCTCACTCAGGAATACCGGCCTGATTGGGAGATACCCGGTGTCCGCAAAGCGGTTTACGCCCCGGACATGAATACGGCCGATCCCATGGGCAGTCTGATGGGGAACTCGGGAAACGCCGCCCGGCATGCCGGGGCGGCCATGCGTGCGGCCGTGCGGCTGCGTTCCGAAGGGTTCGTGCCGGACGTCATCTGCGGCCATTCCGGGTGGGGGCCGACCATGCTGCTGCACGACGTCTTCCCCGAGGCGGCCTTTGTCGGGTATTTTGAATGGTTTTACGGCTCCGACAGCGCGGACATGCGTTTTTCCGGACAGAAGCCAACCCTCAAATCGAGAACTTCGGTCCGCGTCAACAATCTCCCCATCATCAACGATCTTCTGAGCTGCGATCTGGGCATCTGCCCGACCCGCTGGCAGCTCGAACAGTTTCCCGTGGAATTGCGCTCCAAGATTTCCGTGGTCCATGACGGCGTGGACACGGAGTATTTTTCCCCCGACCCCGCCGCCCGCATGACCCTGCCCGGCCTGGATTTGCCGGACGCCACGGAAATTGTGACCTACGCCACGCGCGGCATGGAGCCGTACAGGGGTTTCCCACAGTTTTTGGAGGCCGCTGTCGAGGTGGTCAGGCGCCGGCCCCAGTGCCATGTTGTCATCGGCGGCGAGGATCGGACATGTTACGGCGCACCCCCGGAACCGGGCAAGACCTGGAAGCAGGTCCTGATGGAACGCCTGCAACCGGACCCCGAGCGCATCCATTTCGTCGGAACCCTGCCGTACGGCCAGTACCGGACGCTGCTGCGCGCCTCGTCGGTGCATGTCTACCTGACGCGGCCCTTCGTGCTGTCCTGGTCCTTTCTCGAAGCCATGTCCTGCGGCTGCCTGCTGGTGGCCTCGGACACGGAACCGGTGCGCGAGGTGGCCAGCGACGGCCATAACGCCCTCCTCACGGATTTCCATTCCCCCAAGGCCATCGCCGAGCGCACCATCGAGGCGCTGGAGAATCGCGACCGTTTGCAGGTCGTGCGCGAGCGGGCCAGGCAGACCATCATCAATAATTACGATCTGCAAAAACTCCTGCCTCGCAGGCTCGCCTTGCTGGGGGAGGCCGTCAGAAGGCGGCGTCAGGGAAAGGCGAATTCATGA
- a CDS encoding TolC family outer membrane protein translates to MNGLGIAYRGVLWVVFALLLVPKVGLAQEFETGKAGMSPIGASGVEALLDDVSGGEVSLKAAIQSAMDDNPEFLSGKHAAAVSHEAYLQSYGALLPQLDFVARGGYALRHNDTTEAMYSGGDGDAWTNEERVVLSQLLFDGGLTYSKVAADKLHSESRREELFNTAEDVGLSATQYFMEVIRTRAVVELCQRNIAEHEKLAELTRIRLEGGGGTQADVTQAQAALEEARSRLVQAGQAAEDAEAGYIRFFGAKPGALAMPDRPAHVVPQGEDAAVSQAAAGNRALKAARLAEQQKEREVDSAKGRMMPKVQVKLAAGRADNTGGYTADYYDASAMLELSFNLFSGGSDAAAIRKAKADRLKAEQDALGVQREVEEDMRTAWSFYRATGRLLSVLRSLTDENAQVVTSYTDQFRMGQRSLVDLVSAQKSLFSSQQVYLNGMAAHTFSHYRLCAPASRLMEILGVDLRVEEIAD, encoded by the coding sequence ATGAACGGACTGGGAATCGCATACCGTGGCGTGTTGTGGGTTGTGTTCGCGTTGTTGCTGGTGCCGAAGGTCGGACTGGCGCAGGAGTTCGAAACAGGCAAGGCGGGGATGAGTCCGATCGGGGCGTCGGGCGTGGAGGCCCTGCTGGATGATGTGTCTGGAGGCGAGGTGTCGCTGAAGGCCGCGATCCAGTCGGCCATGGACGACAATCCCGAATTTCTGAGCGGCAAGCATGCCGCCGCAGTGTCGCACGAGGCCTATCTGCAGTCCTACGGGGCGCTGCTGCCGCAGTTGGATTTTGTCGCCCGCGGCGGGTATGCGTTGCGGCACAACGACACGACGGAGGCCATGTATTCCGGCGGCGACGGAGACGCGTGGACCAACGAGGAGCGCGTGGTGCTGTCCCAGTTGCTTTTCGACGGCGGCCTGACTTATTCCAAGGTGGCGGCGGACAAGCTGCACTCCGAGTCCAGGCGCGAGGAACTGTTCAACACGGCCGAGGACGTGGGGCTGAGCGCGACGCAGTACTTCATGGAAGTGATCCGCACCCGGGCTGTGGTCGAACTTTGCCAGCGCAACATCGCCGAGCACGAGAAGCTGGCGGAGTTGACGCGCATCCGGCTGGAAGGCGGCGGCGGCACCCAGGCCGACGTGACGCAGGCCCAGGCGGCCCTGGAAGAGGCGCGGTCCCGCCTCGTGCAGGCCGGTCAGGCCGCGGAGGATGCCGAGGCCGGATATATCCGCTTCTTCGGTGCCAAGCCCGGCGCGCTGGCCATGCCCGACCGCCCCGCCCATGTCGTCCCGCAGGGCGAGGACGCCGCGGTGAGCCAGGCCGCTGCCGGCAATCGCGCCCTGAAGGCGGCGCGCCTGGCCGAGCAGCAGAAGGAGCGCGAGGTTGATTCGGCCAAGGGGCGGATGATGCCCAAGGTGCAGGTCAAGCTCGCCGCCGGCCGCGCGGACAACACGGGCGGTTACACCGCGGATTACTACGACGCCTCGGCCATGCTCGAACTCAGCTTCAACCTCTTCAGCGGCGGCTCCGACGCGGCGGCCATCCGCAAGGCCAAGGCCGACAGGCTCAAGGCGGAGCAGGATGCCTTGGGCGTGCAGCGCGAGGTGGAGGAAGACATGCGCACGGCCTGGAGTTTCTACCGCGCGACGGGCAGGCTGCTGTCCGTGCTGCGCAGCCTCACCGACGAGAATGCGCAGGTGGTGACGAGCTACACGGACCAGTTCCGCATGGGGCAGCGCTCCCTGGTGGATCTGGTTTCGGCGCAGAAGAGCTTGTTCAGTTCGCAGCAGGTCTACCTGAACGGCATGGCGGCACACACCTTCTCTCACTACCGGCTGTGCGCGCCCGCTTCCCGGCTCATGGAAATCCTCGGTGTTGATCTCAGGGTAGAGGAGATTGCGGATTGA
- a CDS encoding hybrid sensor histidine kinase/response regulator: MALCATLAVLACPSMTRAASRVAWIAESEPDPKPPVSGELRVLEASPPPGQSLLALGPYLEVLEDGTHTLKEIGQVAGSSAFRPVLDTSFNLGMADSVWWFRFTLRLDPGTDWYFDPDWAYVRTLDFFSPLPRPGPDGSPWQRTSHRFGATNDGRLIPLIADGQSHTYYFRVFSERVTFVRPSACERNRCLSENNLRSLAFGAFVAVLLAMVVYNFVIFIYLRDRSYLWFVTFHASLLGYFTNKMWTPFFSYELQPLVASTSINICAVSMCLFLRDFLETSRFHPRWDRLLLACLPPTVALIFLGPLMPSSHTHTMFSLVFNLAVFLLGFGVCLSSCCRNHWPGCILFMAWCLVAVLFFIFAATVIGWSNLGYTMGFNLALAGEAVFMSLPLAYRIRQLRVERETSALAARAKSLFLARMSHEIRTPMTAIMGFTDIALRMQPVGQARQCLLKVKVAAGHLLGLINEILDLAKIEAGKLDVERKPFDLPCLMREVCEIVASTARKNGNELLLDLDENMPVQVLGDPMRLRQILVNLAGNAVKFTVNGEVWIRAGLVPRIQGDASGCRRFRFEVADTGPGIPAALRPRLFEPFEQGGGDTSSRFGGTGLGLNISYRLVSLLGGVIGVSSEEGLGSTFRVELDLGLDGEPVSARPELPKELQGLAVLVADDNPAARGKLALALAGLGFACEAVETGLQAVAAVQRNPDRFSLVILDWDMPDLDGPQTLERLRVAGLPKDVPALLAALPSHEDPQGRDPADIGVTGFVVKPVTADGVLDAVMAAMGCCRDRGDREAPEERDALPGSAMRGLRVLLVDDNQFNQEVARAILDEVEADTQVACNGLEALQRLEETEEAYDVVLMDMTMPVMDGLEASRRIRAMDRYRQLPIIAMTANAMKGDREACIAAGMNDHLAKPIDTRELFGVLEKWVGGAQGRHLDGPALGV, from the coding sequence ATGGCGCTCTGCGCCACCCTCGCGGTTCTGGCCTGTCCGTCCATGACCAGGGCAGCCTCCCGCGTAGCGTGGATTGCGGAGTCCGAACCGGACCCCAAACCCCCCGTGTCCGGGGAGTTGCGGGTGCTGGAGGCATCCCCGCCGCCCGGTCAGTCGCTTCTGGCTCTGGGGCCCTATCTGGAGGTGCTGGAGGACGGAACCCACACCCTGAAGGAAATCGGGCAGGTGGCCGGTTCGTCTGCCTTCCGGCCCGTGCTGGACACGTCCTTCAATCTCGGCATGGCGGACTCCGTATGGTGGTTCCGCTTCACCCTGCGGCTCGATCCCGGCACGGACTGGTATTTCGACCCTGACTGGGCCTACGTCAGGACCCTTGATTTCTTCTCCCCGCTGCCACGGCCCGGCCCGGATGGAAGTCCCTGGCAACGCACCTCCCACCGCTTCGGCGCAACCAATGACGGCCGCCTCATCCCTCTCATCGCCGACGGGCAAAGCCATACCTATTATTTCAGGGTGTTTAGCGAACGCGTGACCTTCGTCAGGCCGTCGGCGTGCGAGCGCAACCGCTGCCTGTCCGAGAACAACCTGCGCAGCCTGGCCTTCGGCGCCTTCGTGGCCGTGCTGCTGGCCATGGTCGTCTATAATTTCGTCATTTTCATCTATCTGCGCGACCGTTCCTACCTGTGGTTCGTCACCTTTCACGCCTCTCTGTTGGGATATTTCACCAATAAAATGTGGACGCCGTTCTTCAGCTACGAGCTGCAGCCCCTGGTCGCGTCCACATCCATCAACATCTGCGCAGTCAGCATGTGCCTTTTCCTGCGCGACTTCCTGGAAACGTCGCGGTTTCATCCCCGCTGGGACAGACTGCTCCTGGCCTGTCTCCCCCCCACGGTGGCGCTGATCTTTCTCGGGCCCCTGATGCCGTCCTCCCATACGCATACCATGTTCAGCCTCGTGTTCAATCTCGCCGTGTTTCTCCTGGGGTTCGGGGTCTGCCTGTCGAGCTGCTGCAGGAACCATTGGCCGGGGTGCATCCTGTTCATGGCCTGGTGCTTGGTCGCGGTGCTTTTCTTCATTTTTGCGGCCACGGTCATCGGCTGGTCCAATCTCGGCTATACCATGGGGTTCAATCTGGCTCTGGCCGGCGAGGCTGTCTTCATGTCCCTGCCCCTGGCCTACCGCATCCGGCAGTTGCGAGTGGAGCGGGAGACATCGGCCCTGGCCGCCAGGGCCAAGAGCCTGTTCCTGGCCCGCATGAGCCATGAAATCCGCACCCCCATGACGGCCATCATGGGGTTCACGGACATCGCCCTGCGCATGCAGCCCGTCGGCCAGGCCCGGCAGTGCCTGCTCAAGGTGAAGGTCGCGGCCGGCCATCTGCTGGGGCTGATCAACGAGATTCTGGACCTGGCCAAGATCGAGGCCGGCAAGCTCGACGTGGAGCGCAAGCCCTTCGATCTGCCCTGCCTGATGCGGGAAGTGTGCGAGATCGTTGCATCGACGGCTCGGAAGAACGGCAACGAACTGCTGCTCGATCTGGACGAGAACATGCCCGTCCAGGTTCTGGGTGATCCCATGCGCTTGAGGCAGATTCTGGTGAACCTCGCTGGAAACGCCGTGAAATTCACCGTGAACGGCGAAGTCTGGATCAGGGCGGGCCTTGTTCCCAGGATACAGGGGGATGCGTCCGGCTGTCGGAGGTTCCGCTTCGAGGTCGCGGATACGGGGCCGGGGATTCCGGCCGCCCTCAGACCCCGGTTGTTCGAGCCGTTCGAGCAGGGCGGCGGGGATACGTCCAGCCGATTCGGAGGGACCGGGTTGGGATTGAACATCAGTTACAGGCTTGTCAGCCTCTTGGGCGGAGTGATCGGGGTGTCAAGCGAGGAAGGCCTGGGCTCGACGTTTAGAGTTGAATTGGATCTGGGCCTGGACGGGGAACCGGTTTCGGCAAGGCCGGAACTCCCGAAGGAACTGCAAGGCCTGGCCGTTCTCGTGGCCGACGACAACCCGGCGGCGCGGGGCAAGCTCGCTCTTGCCCTGGCCGGCCTGGGCTTCGCCTGCGAGGCCGTGGAAACGGGCCTGCAAGCGGTGGCGGCCGTACAACGCAATCCCGATCGTTTTTCTCTGGTCATCCTGGACTGGGACATGCCCGACCTTGACGGGCCCCAGACCCTGGAGCGGCTACGGGTCGCGGGGCTGCCGAAAGACGTGCCGGCCCTGCTGGCGGCGCTTCCGTCGCACGAAGATCCACAGGGACGGGACCCGGCGGATATCGGCGTGACCGGCTTCGTGGTCAAGCCGGTCACGGCGGACGGAGTCCTCGATGCGGTAATGGCGGCCATGGGCTGCTGCAGGGACAGGGGCGACAGGGAGGCTCCGGAGGAACGGGATGCGTTGCCTGGCAGCGCCATGAGGGGCCTGCGCGTGCTGTTGGTCGACGACAACCAGTTCAACCAAGAGGTGGCGCGGGCCATCCTCGACGAAGTCGAGGCGGACACCCAGGTGGCCTGCAATGGGTTGGAGGCGTTGCAGAGGCTGGAAGAGACCGAAGAGGCGTACGACGTCGTGCTCATGGACATGACCATGCCGGTCATGGACGGGCTCGAAGCCAGTCGCCGTATCCGGGCCATGGACAGGTACAGGCAGTTGCCCATCATCGCCATGACTGCCAACGCCATGAAGGGCGACCGGGAAGCGTGCATCGCTGCCGGCATGAACGACCATCTGGCCAAGCCCATCGATACCCGGGAACTGTTCGGCGTCCTGGAAAAGTGGGTCGGCGGTGCGCAGGGCCGCCATCTTGATGGGCCGGCCCTCGGCGTCTGA
- a CDS encoding cadherin-like domain-containing protein, protein MLKNKVLVRQADGSIREVQISDGGTVSLRGNEQLLIAAAPEQAEVRSGGEGKVAIRLEGIGEFTVESQGLPPEALAMGPDESPVFRARPVIVFERAGTGGEEGAVTHEPLGVHEASVADTSFLDQQTGDDFGMGRLLGMAAFSAEAGGGLAKGKVLAGKDEDGLLADALSGDSAPGNLNLPPVIDINNILLVDDDAMEPLTGHLRATDRESGPGDLLFRISQGPAYGTLYIDGKEVDATKVTFTQADIDSGRVTFSFDPHAQDGVLVLEADTFVFTVTDGTDTTGPATFHIHNSTVQVWGTDESDDLTGAAHFDRDGVKFHVYGFDGNDILRGGSGADTLDGGGHAYAAHTPWMYTQEGGDTVDYGASTAAVNIDLTRATQSGGHAEGDVLIGVENVIGSAHADSITGDAAANLLVGLGGDDTLLGGDGYDTLRGGAGADLIDGSFGQDFADYRDSASWVAVDLTKQDGTTAQSDGGADNDALGDTLIGIENLIGSNDASHGDVLTGNSAGNHLIGLDGDDTLIGGAGNDTLVGGAGADVLSGGAGFRDLADYSASTAWVNVDLNLQDGTTAQSGGGAGNHAEGDILTGTEDVNGSAYADSILGDAATNVLNGYGGNDTIVAGNSNDTVHGGDGDDFIDGGGHRDLLYGDSGNDTIYGGDSIDTLFGGAGDDELYGHRSDGGSDGNQDLLLGGTGNDTLVSLSTYRSILVGSQGADRIMGSGIDYVSYEITGDDITANYGQSVYVDLRIQDGVTAQSGGEEGNDAIGDVLTGIRHIRGTYGMTGDTLIGNDEANEFYGLDGHDLIIGGGGNDILWGNDHNDTLEGGAGGDVLWGGMHYDMVSYRNASQGVSIDLRNQSKGFQSGVPGGEEVGDQLWYIDGVIGSAHDDTLIGSSVGDEALAPPDKWAWRAAANRLEGGAGDDLLMGLGGADTLDGGEGIDTADYSLSESEVYVDLNLQDSQTAQTGGGTVTSTLSTIDDGTNPGVLYGGNHAYGDVLISIENLTGSAYGDTLIGNNEDNVLSGLAGDDSLIGGGGDDTLIGGAGNDTLQGGDGADLIRAGAGDVVDGGAGHDVLISEDEYLDVSSSTTITGIERIDLTGACKGLTVSGAAILSNGVADPAGSGLMALVVTGDAGDSVARLADDGWTWTQAAPEVTIDGQTYVLYEAAKDGQTVRLYVQTGLNEAEVAGGAIQIWGTEGADDLTTAWDFNDPRYTFQVYGLDGNDTMRGGSDADTLDGGGHAYAALTPWLYTQEGGDTVDYGASTAAVDIDLTRATQSGGHAEGDVLIGVENVIGSGYGDSITGDAAANLLAGLAGDDTLLGGDGNDTLRGGAGADLIDGGLGLDFADYRDSASWVAVNLNIQDGTTAQSGGGTDNDALGDTLIGIENLIGSNDASYGDVLTGNAAGNHLIGLDGDDTLVGGAGNDTLVGGAGADRLNGGTGTRDLADYSASTAWVNVDLTRQDGTAAQIGGGAGNHAEGDILTGIEDVNGSAYADSILGNTAINVLYGYGGNDTIFAGSGNDTVHGGDGDDFIDGGGHADELFGDSGNDTIYGGDS, encoded by the coding sequence ATGTTGAAAAATAAGGTGCTCGTTCGTCAGGCGGATGGTTCGATTCGTGAAGTGCAGATTTCCGATGGCGGCACGGTGTCGTTGCGCGGCAACGAACAGCTGCTCATCGCGGCTGCGCCGGAGCAGGCCGAAGTACGGTCCGGCGGAGAGGGGAAGGTCGCGATCCGGCTGGAAGGGATCGGCGAGTTCACGGTTGAATCCCAGGGATTGCCGCCCGAAGCCCTGGCCATGGGGCCGGACGAGTCCCCGGTCTTCAGGGCGCGGCCCGTCATCGTGTTCGAGCGGGCCGGAACGGGCGGCGAGGAAGGGGCCGTGACGCATGAGCCCCTGGGGGTCCACGAGGCGAGCGTGGCCGACACGTCGTTTCTGGACCAGCAGACGGGCGATGACTTCGGCATGGGCCGACTGCTCGGTATGGCCGCCTTCAGTGCCGAGGCCGGAGGCGGGTTGGCGAAGGGCAAGGTCTTAGCTGGGAAGGACGAGGACGGCCTGCTGGCCGACGCACTGTCCGGGGATTCCGCTCCTGGCAACCTGAACCTCCCCCCGGTCATCGACATCAACAATATTCTCCTGGTTGATGACGACGCAATGGAGCCCCTGACGGGCCACCTGCGGGCCACGGACCGCGAGAGCGGCCCCGGGGACCTGCTGTTCAGGATCAGCCAGGGTCCGGCCTACGGCACGCTGTACATCGACGGCAAGGAAGTGGATGCGACCAAGGTCACCTTCACCCAGGCCGACATCGACTCCGGCCGGGTCACCTTCAGCTTCGACCCCCACGCCCAGGACGGGGTTCTGGTGCTGGAGGCCGACACCTTCGTCTTCACGGTCACGGACGGCACGGATACCACCGGTCCGGCCACCTTCCACATCCACAATTCCACGGTCCAGGTCTGGGGCACGGACGAGTCCGACGACCTGACCGGCGCGGCCCATTTCGACCGCGACGGCGTGAAGTTCCACGTTTACGGCTTCGACGGCAACGACATCCTGCGCGGCGGCTCTGGCGCCGACACCCTGGACGGGGGCGGGCATGCGTACGCAGCGCACACTCCCTGGATGTACACCCAGGAAGGCGGCGACACCGTGGATTACGGCGCGAGCACCGCGGCCGTGAACATCGACCTGACCCGCGCCACCCAGTCCGGCGGCCACGCCGAGGGCGACGTGCTCATCGGCGTTGAGAACGTCATCGGTTCGGCCCACGCTGACAGCATCACAGGCGACGCGGCGGCCAACCTTCTTGTCGGCCTTGGCGGCGACGACACGCTGCTCGGCGGGGATGGCTACGACACCCTGCGCGGCGGGGCCGGGGCCGACCTGATCGACGGCAGCTTTGGCCAGGATTTCGCCGATTACCGCGACAGCGCGAGCTGGGTGGCCGTGGATCTGACAAAGCAGGATGGGACAACTGCCCAGTCGGACGGCGGGGCGGACAACGACGCCCTGGGCGATACGCTGATCGGCATCGAGAACCTCATCGGCAGCAACGACGCTTCCCACGGCGACGTGCTCACGGGCAACTCCGCGGGCAACCATCTCATCGGCCTGGACGGCGACGACACGCTCATCGGCGGCGCGGGCAACGACACCCTGGTGGGCGGGGCCGGGGCCGATGTGCTTTCCGGCGGCGCGGGCTTCCGCGACCTGGCGGACTACAGCGCCAGCACCGCCTGGGTCAACGTGGACCTGAACCTTCAGGACGGGACCACTGCCCAGTCCGGCGGCGGCGCGGGCAACCACGCCGAGGGCGACATCCTGACCGGCACCGAGGACGTCAACGGCTCGGCGTACGCTGATTCCATCCTCGGCGACGCCGCCACCAACGTCCTGAACGGCTACGGCGGCAACGACACCATAGTAGCCGGAAACAGCAACGACACCGTTCATGGCGGCGATGGCGACGACTTCATCGACGGAGGCGGCCACAGGGACCTACTGTACGGCGACAGCGGCAACGACACGATCTACGGCGGCGACAGCATCGACACGCTCTTTGGCGGCGCGGGCGACGACGAGCTCTACGGCCACAGGTCCGACGGCGGCAGCGACGGCAACCAGGACCTCCTCCTCGGCGGCACGGGCAATGACACGCTGGTCAGCCTCTCCACCTACCGCAGCATACTTGTCGGCAGCCAGGGCGCGGACCGCATCATGGGCAGCGGCATCGACTATGTCAGCTACGAGATCACCGGCGACGACATCACGGCCAACTACGGCCAGTCCGTGTACGTCGACCTGCGCATCCAGGACGGTGTCACGGCCCAAAGCGGGGGCGAGGAGGGCAACGACGCCATCGGCGACGTCCTGACGGGCATCCGGCACATTAGGGGCACGTACGGCATGACGGGCGACACGCTCATCGGCAACGACGAGGCCAACGAGTTCTATGGTCTGGACGGCCATGACCTGATCATCGGGGGCGGCGGCAACGACATCCTGTGGGGCAACGACCACAACGACACCCTGGAGGGCGGCGCCGGGGGAGACGTGCTGTGGGGCGGCATGCACTACGACATGGTCAGCTACCGGAACGCGTCCCAGGGGGTCAGCATCGACCTGCGCAACCAGTCCAAAGGCTTCCAGTCCGGCGTTCCCGGCGGCGAGGAGGTCGGGGATCAGCTCTGGTACATCGACGGCGTCATCGGCTCGGCCCACGATGACACGCTCATCGGCAGTTCCGTGGGCGACGAGGCGCTCGCCCCGCCGGACAAGTGGGCTTGGCGCGCGGCGGCCAACCGGCTGGAAGGCGGTGCGGGCGACGACCTGCTCATGGGCCTCGGCGGCGCGGACACCCTGGACGGCGGCGAGGGCATCGACACCGCGGACTACAGCCTGAGCGAGTCCGAGGTGTATGTGGACCTGAACCTGCAGGACAGCCAAACGGCCCAGACCGGCGGCGGCACGGTCACGTCCACGCTGTCCACCATCGACGACGGGACCAACCCGGGAGTCCTCTACGGCGGCAACCATGCCTATGGCGACGTGCTCATCTCCATCGAGAATCTCACGGGTTCGGCCTATGGTGACACGCTCATCGGCAACAACGAGGACAACGTGCTCTCCGGCCTGGCCGGGGACGACAGCCTGATCGGCGGCGGGGGGGATGACACCCTCATTGGCGGAGCGGGCAATGACACGCTCCAGGGCGGCGACGGCGCCGACCTGATCCGGGCCGGCGCGGGCGACGTGGTGGACGGCGGCGCGGGGCATGACGTGCTGATTTCGGAAGACGAGTACCTCGACGTGAGCTCTTCCACGACCATCACCGGCATCGAGCGCATCGACCTGACGGGCGCGTGCAAGGGGCTGACCGTGAGCGGCGCCGCCATCCTGTCGAACGGCGTGGCCGACCCGGCGGGCAGCGGCCTCATGGCCCTGGTGGTGACCGGGGACGCTGGGGACTCCGTGGCCAGGCTGGCCGACGACGGCTGGACCTGGACCCAGGCCGCCCCGGAAGTGACCATCGATGGACAGACCTATGTCCTGTACGAAGCCGCGAAGGACGGCCAGACGGTGCGGCTTTACGTGCAGACCGGCCTGAACGAGGCCGAGGTCGCGGGCGGCGCGATCCAGATCTGGGGCACGGAAGGGGCGGACGATCTGACCACGGCCTGGGATTTCAACGATCCCCGTTACACGTTTCAAGTCTACGGCCTGGACGGCAACGACACCATGCGCGGCGGCTCTGACGCCGACACCCTGGACGGCGGCGGGCACGCGTACGCAGCGCTCACGCCCTGGCTGTACACCCAGGAAGGTGGCGACACCGTGGATTACGGCGCCAGCACCGCGGCCGTGGACATCGACCTCACCCGCGCCACCCAGTCCGGCGGCCACGCCGAGGGCGACGTGCTCATCGGCGTCGAGAACGTCATCGGCTCGGGTTACGGCGACAGCATTACCGGCGACGCGGCGGCCAACCTTCTTGCCGGCCTGGCCGGTGACGACACGCTGCTCGGCGGGGACGGCAACGACACCCTGCGTGGCGGGGCCGGGGCCGACCTGATCGACGGCGGCCTTGGCCTGGATTTCGCCGATTACCGCGACAGCGCGAGCTGGGTGGCCGTGAACTTGAACATCCAGGACGGGACAACGGCCCAGTCGGGCGGCGGGACGGACAACGACGCCCTGGGCGATACGCTGATCGGCATCGAGAACCTCATCGGCAGCAACGACGCTTCCTACGGCGACGTGCTCACGGGCAACGCCGCGGGCAACCATCTCATCGGCCTGGATGGCGACGACACCCTCGTCGGCGGTGCGGGCAACGACACCCTGGTGGGCGGGGCCGGGGCCGACAGACTGAACGGCGGCACGGGCACCCGCGATCTGGCGGACTACAGCGCCAGCACCGCCTGGGTCAACGTGGACCTGACCAGGCAGGACGGGACCGCGGCCCAGATCGGCGGCGGCGCGGGCAACCACGCCGAGGGCGACATCCTGACGGGCATCGAGGACGTCAACGGTTCGGCGTACGCCGACTCCATCCTCGGCAACACCGCCATCAACGTCCTGTACGGCTACGGCGGCAACGACACCATATTCGCCGGAAGCGGCAATGACACCGTCCATGGCGGCGATGGCGACGACTTCATCGACGGAGGCGGCCACGCGGACGAACTGTTCGGCGACAGCGGCAACGACACGATCTACGGCGGCGACAGCAT